A part of Larimichthys crocea isolate SSNF chromosome VII, L_crocea_2.0, whole genome shotgun sequence genomic DNA contains:
- the LOC113746173 gene encoding uncharacterized protein LOC113746173, with amino-acid sequence MALHKCIWTLAYIHTYPRSSGLPPAAGGRLQPAKCVPPPGEAAASLPGGSAPGLPPAAGEVRPPAGGGSGLPPWRVRTRAAAGSRRSASPRRGKQRPPSLAGPHPGCRRQPAKCALSVNWFLFINFLDVTDDVTDDVISHMTSPENGARELHVTCDIIGHMTSPVGMLHQHINRIP; translated from the exons ATGGCCCTACACAAATGCATATGGACATtagcatacatacatacataccccCGAAGCAGCGGGCTGCCACCGGCCGCCGGTGGCCGGTTACAGCCGGCGAAGTGCGTCCCCCCGCCGGGGGAGGCAGCGGCCTCCCTCCCTGGCGG GTCCGCACCCGGGCTGCCGCCGGCAGCCGGCGAAGTGCGTCCCCCCGCCGGGGGAGGCAGCGGCCTCCCTCCCTGGCGGGTCCGCACCCGGGCTGCCGCCGGCAGCCGGCGAAGTGCGTCCCCCCGCCGGGGGAAGCAGCGACCTCCCTCCCTGGCGGGTCCGCACCCGGGCTGCCGCCGGCAGCCGGCGAAGTGCGCACTATCAGTAAACTGGTTCCTATTTATAAACTTTTTAGATGTCacagatgatgtcactgatgatgtcataagCCACATGACCTCACCAGAGAACGGAGCCAGAGAACTTCACGTGACCTGTGACAtcataggtcacatgacctcaccgGTGGGGATGTTGCATCAGCACATAAACAG